The genomic stretch agagggaggaggaggaggacgcctCGCCAGTTGCCACTGCCGCGCCGCTCCGCTCCAGCCTCCCTCTCTCCAGTCCATCCCCCGAACTCGACGCCACCATGATGTCCGCGCGCACCGCCGCCGCGTCGCCCGCCTCCGCGGTACGTACGTTCCACGACCGGCCGCCTAACCACCCTTATTCTACACCACCTTCTTCCCTCCGCTACGCCTTCTTCCCGGTGCTCCCGCGCCCCGCGCGCGCGATTTAGACCTCGCGATTGCGGGCTACCTACTCTGCTCTCCTCGTACGTACAGTACAACCAGCCCAAGTTGCCACCACCTGCCTGAGCTTGTGTGTTGTGTCTGTCTGTCTGTTTGTTCTCCGCACCCGCAGTGGAAGCGGGGAGGAGGACGGAGCGAGGGCGGTGGCAGCAGCTGCGACGGATGCAGGACCTACAGGAACACCTTGCGGAGGAGGGCCGCGGCGGCCAAGGTGCGCGCCGTGCCGCCGAAGCGGGTGGAGGCGGTCGCGATGGGCTCCGCCGCGGAGACGGAGACGcaggaggaggtggaggtggcggcGACCGGCGGCGTCGTCGAGGACCCCTACGGCGAGGACAGCGCCACCGAGGAGCTGCCCGTCACGCCCTGGGCCTTCTCCGTCGCAAGGTGAGCCGGCGAATCGCCGCAGGGGTGTGAATTTGGGAGTCGGATCTGGGTAGGTGGGCCGTGGACGGGCGGAGGTCTCGATGCGCCGATCTGGGTTTATTTGCTTTTGCTGGTTTGGTGACTCTCGTGTTGATCCGGGGCTTGGTACGCGGTTTCGTCCGCGTGATGCTGACGTGTCTAGGAGTGTAGATGCGTGAGGCTTTTGGCTGTCTagctctaattctactgttgctCCATTACGTCTAGTCAAATCTGGTTATACTTCACTATTGCTTGATTACGTATACTCAAATCTAATTGTTTGGTTCAATTAGTGCTCGCGTGCTTGATCAGCTACATTCTTCCGAAACTTTCCCTTTATTCTTGCCTTTTGTTTTAGTTTCAAAATAATAATTTATCGAAACGTGCTCCAGCTTAACTAAGAAGCGCCAGTctaatataggccttgtttacttcacactttcatttgtatttagtaattattgttcaaccatagactaactagtctcaaaGATTCGTctgacagataaactgtgcaattaattattatttttatctatatttaatactccacgcatgtgtcaaaagatttgatgtgatggataatcttgaaaattttttgaactaaacaaggcaataGTCTAGATTTGTTAAATCACCATATGTCACATGGGAGTTTCTAGCAAGTTTCAGTATGTTTCTTTGGTGGTGTTGTATAATTCTGAATTCGGAATGTTTTTTTTACCCTGTCGTAGAATTCTGAATCGGGTTGGACTCACAGATGAACTGATGCTGAGTTAGGTCCAGAGTTATTGATCAAAGCCGGCAATTGTTTGCTTTGCTTTGGATTTTTCCTGTTTCGGGCAAGTATATTCTAAGCTGGCCCACAGCGATACTTATTTGTCTGGTTTCATCCACTACCCCTTCGACAGTGAAATATGATGGAAATTGATACTAAATTGCAACCATATTGTGGTAACATACTACCAAATCGAATTTGTCATGTAATCTCCTCTGAATGATAACGTTCTGCCGCGCACACATTGGTAGCCTGTCAAGCATCAATACCATgtcacccaaaaaaaaaaatctgggcTGTAGAATGTTCATGGCGTGTTGCAAAGCTTCTCTTGGAATCTACCACCATAATTCTTTCAAATACGACCATAATTCTTTCCAATAAATAATTTTCCTTCACTTGGTTGAAAAATATGCTGACGTGTCTTGTTTCTACATCAGCGGTTACACCCTTTTGAGGGATCCACATCACAACAAGGGTCTTGCCTTCACGGAGAAGGAGAGGGATGCACACTACTTGCGTGGACTGCTTCCTCCTGCAGTTGTGTCTCAGGAACTCCAAGTATGGGGCACAATACTGGCTAGAACAGTATCtgttcttgtcctgacctttctttctttctttttttatttactgAAAATCATGTTAACGTATGTGTAGATTAAGAAGATCATGCACAACCTGCGGCAGTACCAGGTCCCTTTGCAGCGCTATATGGCCATGATGGACCTTCAGGTATCCCAGTTTATCCTTTCTACACTTATATGAAAGCTTGCGATGGCCAGCATAATTGATATGAGATGTTCACTTAGAATGAATGGTTGGTTGCATCATTGTGCTTAACACCTCCTGTTTTCAGGAGAGGAACGAGAGGCTTTTCTACAAGCTTTTAATTGATAATGTGGAGGAGCTGCTTCCTGTTGTTTACACACCAACTGTAGGTGAGGCTTGCCAGAAGTATGGGTCCATCTTTCGACAACCACAGGGTCTGTATGTCAGCCTGAGGGACAAGTATGTGTGCCTATATTTGCTTGAACTTTACAATAACATATAGCTGTCTACCATCTACCTATTTGATCTGGACTGACCTCGAGGTGTGTTCCAGGGGGAGGGTCCTAGAAGTTCTAAGGAACTGGCCACAAAGGGACATTCAAGTTATCTGTGTTACTGATGGTGAGCGAATCTTGGGACTTGGAGATTTGGGTTGTCAGGTATGATTCTCATTAGTTGCTTATTACTTGAGGGCCTTTGCTTATATTATACTGAATCCTTCTATAGGGAATGGGAATTCCTGTAGGCAAGCTTGCTCTATACACTGCTCTTGGAGGAGTTCGTCCATCAGCTGTAAGCGTTCATATCTTTTCTGTCCCCTTTTTGGTTGCATCTCTTGTAATGGTCCTGTATGTTTTGTACCAACAAACAACTAAGTTATCTCAATGGGCGAATTCTAAATTACATTGCAGTGTTTGCCTATCACAATTGACGTTGGCACAAATAATGAGAAACTGCTTAATGATGAATTCTACATTGGACTCCGGCAAAAACGTGCAACTGGCAAGGTATGTAGTTGTGTTGACACTGCTGGGAGTTGGGAATTCACAAAATATGTGACACTTGAGATCTTATCTGTGCATTTTCCTTTATGGCAGGAGTATGATGAGCTTATGGAAGAGTTCATGGCTGCTATTAAGCAAATCTACGGTGAGAAAGTCCTCATTCAGGTGAGTTagactcaacattgtactttttgcTATGCCAGATCAATTTACTCTTTATCCCAAAATGTAACACTGTAAATTTTGGACAGTTTGAGGACTTTGCCAATCATAATGCCTTTGATTTGCTTGAAAAATATAGGAAGAGCCATCTTGTTTTCAATGATGATATCCAGGTAATGGAACCACCCatggtatttttatttttactgaTACCATGGGGCAACCTTAATTAATTGATATAACCATGCTTCAGTTTATTGCCTTTTGTGATTGGTACTGATTTGGAAATATAAATGTTTGCAGGGCACAGCATCAGTGGTCCTTGCAGGTCTGTTAGCAGCACTCAAGATGGTTGGTGGGACCCTGGCAGAGCAGACTTATTTGTTCCTTGGTGCTGGGGAGGTTTGTTAAAACATCTGGTTATTTCCTTTGTCACCCAACTGTCGAAGCATACTATGTACTAGTATGTTTTGAATTGAGATTGTGACTATTAGTAAGATTCTATTTTATCAAGGAAAGTAAACCCATCAATAAGGTTCTGATAATGTATTTGATTTCAGGCTGGAACTGGTATTGCAGAACTCATTGCTCTTGAGATTTCAAAACAGGTAACTAGCTACATTGTTTTAGTATCGTAATGTGTGGTAGGTTTTCCTTTGTCCTAGTTCTTACTCTAACATGCACTGGTCGGATTGATTTATAGACGAAGGCCCCAATTGAAGAGTGCCGCAAGAAGGTTTGGCTGGTGGACTCAAAGGTGTGTAACCAAAGGAAAATGCTCTGTTGCTAGTGCAATGTTTGCTCACCTGTTTATCTGACGTCCTAACACGATATTCTGTATACAGGGTTTGATTGTTGACTCTCGTAAAAACTCCCTTCAGCCATTCAAAAAACCTTGGGCACATGAGCATGAGCCCTTGGGAACCTTATATGATGCTGTTCAGGTAGTCACGCTCATGTGCATTTAAGATTGTACTAAAGTTCATTAGCAGCTGCCGCCTTCAATTAAAGCTGTGCTGTTTGTGCTTTTTTCATTAAAAATAATTTACTAACATTTCGTCATATCCTCTAGTCCATCAAACCTACAGTTCTGATTGGGACATCTGGAGTTGGAAGAACATTCACAAAAGAAGTTGTTGAGGCCATGGCTTCCTTCAATGAGGTAATTTTTCTTCTTCTGTTTTCTGTCATTGTTGGTGGTATATTGTGAGGATGGAAAGCTGACCCTCTGGTATTGCTAATTGTAAATGCAGAGGCCTATCATCTTTTCACTGTCAAATCCAACCTCACATTCTGAATGCACTGCTGAACAAGCATATACCTGGACTCAGGTGAGCTATCTAATTACCTTGTGCAGAATTTGATCTGCA from Sorghum bicolor cultivar BTx623 chromosome 3, Sorghum_bicolor_NCBIv3, whole genome shotgun sequence encodes the following:
- the LOC8084360 gene encoding NADP-dependent malic enzyme, chloroplastic isoform X1, which codes for MMSARTAAASPASAWKRGGGRSEGGGSSCDGCRTYRNTLRRRAAAAKVRAVPPKRVEAVAMGSAAETETQEEVEVAATGGVVEDPYGEDSATEELPVTPWAFSVASGYTLLRDPHHNKGLAFTEKERDAHYLRGLLPPAVVSQELQIKKIMHNLRQYQVPLQRYMAMMDLQERNERLFYKLLIDNVEELLPVVYTPTVGEACQKYGSIFRQPQGLYVSLRDKGRVLEVLRNWPQRDIQVICVTDGERILGLGDLGCQGMGIPVGKLALYTALGGVRPSACLPITIDVGTNNEKLLNDEFYIGLRQKRATGKEYDELMEEFMAAIKQIYGEKVLIQFEDFANHNAFDLLEKYRKSHLVFNDDIQGTASVVLAGLLAALKMVGGTLAEQTYLFLGAGEAGTGIAELIALEISKQTKAPIEECRKKVWLVDSKGLIVDSRKNSLQPFKKPWAHEHEPLGTLYDAVQSIKPTVLIGTSGVGRTFTKEVVEAMASFNERPIIFSLSNPTSHSECTAEQAYTWTQGRAVFASGSPFAPVEYDGKTFVPGQSNNAYIFPGLGLGLVISGAVRVHEDMLLAASAALADQATEENFVTGSIFPPFTNIRKISAHIAAAVAAKAYELGLATRLPPPRDLVKYAESCMYTPVYRNYR
- the LOC8084360 gene encoding NADP-dependent malic enzyme, chloroplastic isoform X2, encoding MHNLRQYQVPLQRYMAMMDLQERNERLFYKLLIDNVEELLPVVYTPTVGEACQKYGSIFRQPQGLYVSLRDKGRVLEVLRNWPQRDIQVICVTDGERILGLGDLGCQGMGIPVGKLALYTALGGVRPSACLPITIDVGTNNEKLLNDEFYIGLRQKRATGKEYDELMEEFMAAIKQIYGEKVLIQFEDFANHNAFDLLEKYRKSHLVFNDDIQGTASVVLAGLLAALKMVGGTLAEQTYLFLGAGEAGTGIAELIALEISKQTKAPIEECRKKVWLVDSKGLIVDSRKNSLQPFKKPWAHEHEPLGTLYDAVQSIKPTVLIGTSGVGRTFTKEVVEAMASFNERPIIFSLSNPTSHSECTAEQAYTWTQGRAVFASGSPFAPVEYDGKTFVPGQSNNAYIFPGLGLGLVISGAVRVHEDMLLAASAALADQATEENFVTGSIFPPFTNIRKISAHIAAAVAAKAYELGLATRLPPPRDLVKYAESCMYTPVYRNYR